The following nucleotide sequence is from Fibrobacter sp. UWR3.
GTTGATAATGATGATGTTGATTATGCGAAAATTTATGAGTCGTTGCACGAAGATTTAATAGATGAAAAAAGTGAATTGTATAAACAGTTTAGGAACTTGACAGATCTGAATTCGATTGAAAAAGTGATTGAACCAATTTTTTTCTAGATAGGTAATGATGAAAGTCGCTTTTTATCTAACAAATAGGAATATTGCGGATAAAGATTGTCGTAATGTTCTTGATGGGAACCCTGGAATTGGGGGAACCTATTATGCAATGCTATTGCTTGCACAATTAATATCATTGCGTCCAGAAACTGATGTTGAATTGGTTGTTTTTGCGGAATCTTTGGGAAAGCTGCCTGCGGGTGTACCTTGCGAACAAACAGAAAATTTACAGGAATTGTCAAAAAAAATTGAAACGAAAAAAATAGATATTTTGGTTGTAAATAAGATTGGAAAAAACACCTTAGATAAAAGTTTTTTTCATGCAATAAGAAATAATAATGTAAAAGTTGTAATTTGGGCGCATTGCTTTATTTCTTATCCTGATCTCGTTCGCTATGCGAAAAATAAAAAGATTTTTCGAATTGTTGCGGTTGGTAAAGAGCAATTGATGACTTTTTGTGACCATTCTGCATTTAAAAAATCTACTTACATATACAACATTTGTAATTATCCGATTGTAAAATCTGTGCCATTTAGAGAACGGAGTAACAATGTCGTTTATATTGGCAGTATCGTCTCCCTTAAGGGACTCCATTTGTTAACTAAAGCGTGGCCAATGATTTTAAAAGAGTTTCCGGATGCGAATCTTTTTGTAATTGGAAGTGGCAAGTTGTATAATAAAAATGCAAAATTGGGTAAGTATGGAATTGCTGAATATTTTTATGAAAAAAAATTGTTGAAACCAATTCTCGATGCGAAAGGATCTATTATCCCATCAGTGCACTTTTGTGGGATAATGGGAAGGGAAAAGTATGATATATTGAAAACAGCCAAGGTGGGAGTCCCAAATCCTAGTGGGTTGACAGAAACATTTGGATTTACTGCTATTGAAATGCAATTGGCTGGTTGCTCTGTAACCACAATAAAATGTCCTGGATACTTGGATACAATATATGATAAAAAAGCTCTTTATTCTGATCCGTCTCAATTGGCAGATTTTGTAATCGCTCGTTTAAAACAAAAAAAATATGATGCAGATTCTGCTATTCAATTTGTTGAATCTGAATTTTCGGCAGAAAAGATTCTTCCGCAGTGGTATGCTCTTTTTAGAGAAGTTTACGAAGGAAAATCTTGCGAAACCAAAATATATAACACATTGCTTGAATCTAGTATAAGGAAAATAAAGAATAGAAAACTTCAACTTTTTTGTTCGTTTTTGCCATCACTGATGTTTTATGAGTGGATTTTTGGAAATATATTTTATTTTTTCTCTAGAATGGTGCACATTTATGATACGATTCATAAAATAATAAGACGATATATCTGGACTTGAAAAACATTTTGACAGAGTTGTTCAATTCTTAATTATGTCTTTGTATGACATGCTTGACAAGATATTTGAACGAAAATAGGAGAACAACACCATGGGAAAGTTCAATTTCATCAAAACATCTATCGAGGGCGTGACGATTATCGAGCCGACCGTTTACGGCGATGCTCGCGGTTACTTCATGGAAACCTACAACAAGGGCGAATTCGATGCCGCTAGCTTGAACATGGTCTTCGTGCAGGACAACGAATCCCGCAGCAAGAAGGGTGTGCTCCGCGGCCTGCACTTCCAGAAGAAGAATCCGCAGGGAAAGCTCGTGCGCGTCATCGAGGGCGAAGTTTTTGACGTGGCGGTGGATCTGCGCAGGGGAAGCCCGACTTTTGGTAAGTGGGAGGGCGTCACGCTCTCTGCCGAGAACAAGAAGCAGTTCTACATTCCCGAAGGCTTTGCGCATGGTTTCGTGGTGCTCAGCGAAACGGCGACTTTCGTGTACAAGTGCACCCGCCTTTATGACCCGAAGGACGAAGGCGGTTTGATGTGGAACGACCCCGCGATTGGCATCAAGTGGCCGGTGGGCAACGGCTTCGAACTGCTCCTTTCCGAGAAAGACACAAAGAACCCTGCCCTTAAGGATTTGGGCTTCGCATTTGAACTGTAAGGAGTTTCTATGAAGAATATCGTCATTACCGGCGGCGCTGGCTTTATCGGAAGCCACGTGGTTCGCCTGTTCGTGAACAAGTACCCGGAATACAAGATTATCAACCTCGATAAGCTTACCTATGCGGGCAACCTCGCGAACCTCAAGGATATCGAGAACAAGCCGAACTACAAGTTCGTGAAGATGGACATCTGCGACTTTGACGCGTTCTA
It contains:
- a CDS encoding glycosyltransferase family 4 protein; amino-acid sequence: MMKVAFYLTNRNIADKDCRNVLDGNPGIGGTYYAMLLLAQLISLRPETDVELVVFAESLGKLPAGVPCEQTENLQELSKKIETKKIDILVVNKIGKNTLDKSFFHAIRNNNVKVVIWAHCFISYPDLVRYAKNKKIFRIVAVGKEQLMTFCDHSAFKKSTYIYNICNYPIVKSVPFRERSNNVVYIGSIVSLKGLHLLTKAWPMILKEFPDANLFVIGSGKLYNKNAKLGKYGIAEYFYEKKLLKPILDAKGSIIPSVHFCGIMGREKYDILKTAKVGVPNPSGLTETFGFTAIEMQLAGCSVTTIKCPGYLDTIYDKKALYSDPSQLADFVIARLKQKKYDADSAIQFVESEFSAEKILPQWYALFREVYEGKSCETKIYNTLLESSIRKIKNRKLQLFCSFLPSLMFYEWIFGNIFYFFSRMVHIYDTIHKIIRRYIWT
- the rfbC gene encoding dTDP-4-dehydrorhamnose 3,5-epimerase, with the protein product MGKFNFIKTSIEGVTIIEPTVYGDARGYFMETYNKGEFDAASLNMVFVQDNESRSKKGVLRGLHFQKKNPQGKLVRVIEGEVFDVAVDLRRGSPTFGKWEGVTLSAENKKQFYIPEGFAHGFVVLSETATFVYKCTRLYDPKDEGGLMWNDPAIGIKWPVGNGFELLLSEKDTKNPALKDLGFAFEL